CACGAGTGCAGAGACTATTCAAGCATACAAAGCTTTACTTTTataatacttaaataaataatattaaaaatatataatatattttaaataagcatTCTTTATACCACTTCTAGTTACAATAAGTACTCTCTAAGTCATTCCTGATCCTACACTTAATATCTCCCTCATTaagatttaagtattttttgtcACTAAGTCACTTTTAACTTTCACAAACAATATATGTTTGATAGGAAATGTATGCTAATCATTCAATTAGTCTTTACATAGTAAGCTCGAATACAATGAAACTCGTTAACTTTGCAAAGCTAAGATTCATTCAATTTGCTCAAGTTTCTTTTGTCCAATGAACTGACAACATTACACACTTATTCGTTTTGTCTTAGAATATTCTTTTgggattcaattttttaaacacAATTATTTTCAAGCTTTATGTAGACTTCGGAGCTTCAATCCATTAAGAGATCCTAGCTAGTCGTTGTCTAATAGCTTTGACGCTTGACATGAGACCGCTACTATGTATAGAGAGAGTGTGAGGGCTACAAATGCTTTTTGCAACATATCTCCATAGAAGTGTAGTTTGTCAATGTTGTCTAGTGTTCAGAGTTGACTTTCAACATATGAATTGAAGGAAACGTTTATAGCATAAGACAACAGGAATTAAGAATGTCAAGAcaagacaatttaaatatttccttTCATGCACTATGGCAcgagtttcttaccaagtttaTGGACATTACTTTCTTATGATTGCTTTTAGTTCTTAAGAGTCGAGTAACTGCTCCCATGCTTTTGTATTGCAAGCTAAGTGCAAAAGCATTTGTTTTTTCAGGATTGGACACAGAAACAACCGTAACTCATATTTTGTCTATCGTCTAAAGCTTTTTTGTTCATACTTTTTGGCTTATATCTAATAGAGATAAATATCAATCTCTAACTTAAGCATGAAAgatcaatatataaaatttatattttgttaacatcaaaactttaaagatttaattatttggtACAATTCAATGAGACTTGGACGCAGTtagatttaacttttttttttgtcagattCTACTAATGTACCAATATTAATGTTAgtagaatttaatttatatttactgGAGCAAATGAGACACTTTGTGTCTCACTTTTACAAAGCAATTGAGGTTAAATATGTTGTCCACTTTCTCggaatgataatattttttttttgttttttctttagaTAGGTAGTAATGAAAAAAGTTAATTGAaggtaaattgaaaataataaatatatacatcaaATTAGATAATTTTCATTGTAATAATTATAGATTATAAATATAGATTATAAGTTATTACTGTGATACTTGTATACCAAATAATTGAATAAGAATTTACGTTATGACCaagtaattttattcattaatatgatccggtagtaaaataattttttattaaatgtttgtataaaatcatttataatacatgtaaattatactgatattaataatttattttttaacacattctctaaatataatttttatcgtTAGCTAAATTATACTcatgttaataatattttttctttattgtgtTGTGTGTATTGTTTTCCCACTtttagtgagaaaaaaaatcttcaatttttttttataaaatctttatgaccttttaaaaatatttttagaatttttctatttgatttttcttcaagacacattacacatttttttttctatgataGAGTCTTTAGACTCTCAAATAATCAATTTCACaattacacaaatatttttattaaatacatgATAAGAATAATgaaattagagagaaaaaattagACCTTGAAATATGAATTCAAAAGGATAACTTTCTCTAATAAAATCTTTACAAGACTTTTCTTGTAAATTAGAACACGAAAGATAATAATACTAATGAggtcttaaataaaatataactcatAGTAAAAAGAAAggtaaagaagagaaaacaaaagtttagaaagaataaaaatgatgtATATTCTTTTGAATATGTGTAATCATTTATAagtacaaaatataattaaaaagttacaaaaaaataaatataaaaaaaatattcttttcaaaatttggaATTGTGAGTCAGGATAAACGTGGTTGAATGGTGTTTCAAACTTCACACATTAGCTAGGAGATGTAAGGTACGTTGGGAAGACTTATAAAATAAAGGACCACAAcctcaaataaaaatttgagtGAGGAAAAGTAAACAAGTATATCTAAAACTCATGAGAGAGATGAGATTGAGCACGTACTTGTTGCTCAATGCTTGATTTCTGTCCTAGTTGATCCCGATTCGACATTAAAAGTATATTGATTTTTCCCCAATAACCGAATACTTTTGTCTGATACTGCATATTTTATTCCATTCATAAATCTATTTTCTTCCCTATGAGTTCTAGTCTCAATTAAAATACTAGTTTTTACCGTTCATATGTTATGATTTGAATATACCACACCAATTCGTTATGTATGGATGATGAGATTCCATTGATACAGAGCTACTCGTTCTTTTTTCTCGAGAATTCATACATCCCTTATCAGTATATGGACAGTTATCTCTCAAGCACAGGTTTAGGTTTGGCCTCAATGGAAAAAAACGGAGCACCTAACAACGTATCTTCACAGACCAAGAACTACGAGATCGCCCCTTTCATTCTGGGGTGACGGTGGGATCGTACCATTCGAGCCTTTTTTTCATGCTTTTTCCGGGGGTCTGGAGAAAATTGCAATCGTCAAGTATACCCATTCCAAATTTCATTCCAATCAAATGATCCGCAGCTGTCAATATATCTCGTGGTAACAAAAATGTATTGTTCTGAGGTATATCAAGATTAAGCTTTTGGTTCATATTTCGTTGACCAATCCTTCCTAATTCACAtctttgttgaatttttttttttgtaattctttacATAAAGATTCAGAAAATACTGGATCTCCACCAACACAAGCAAATTGTCGATAAAACTCCAAAATGACATTTTCTTTTGACTAatggatttattttaaaaaaaaattgttaattcaagaaaaagttGTATATTGATCCTCAGAATACAACTGATATATAGAAATATATCTCTGTATATccttttcataaatttttttaaaaaagaatgtgATTTACGAGTTAATCgaacatttcttcttctttgtaatatttgtaatttttttttcgaattcTACCCTTTTACTATCATAAGTTGTTTTGTTTGAATGAATATTTGTCTATGCTCATGTGCCGAGTGTGTCATGAGATTAACATAATTGTCCATTCTTGTTTGTTGGAACGGTTATTTCATAGCTCGTAGGTAATAGTCGGAAGCTTGTAAATAATGTTAAAGATAAACATTTACTTATACATAAAAGATAATAGTACCTATTATGTGAttttatagataattaattatccactaataaataaaatatttaaatatatttgactATTAGAAAGGTTAGAGATATAAGTACTTTGTAGGatgtcatatatattttatgagttactaaaaaaattaataaaaaatataatcaatcaaagataaattatttgtataagtccgagattttttttatatatgtatataaacatTTGTTAGGAGAGACTAGTTtgtatttaattcttatatatgtgtatataaatttttttttataaaaaaaatcagtctTTATTATTTCTAGACTGATAAAtgataatactaaaaaaaatcccaaataaaataaaacaaataatttgccCACAACACAATCATTTTCACACAAAACGCTACTCACCCATCTTCTTCACTTTCTTTCCCCCCTTTCGGTTTCGCACCTCAAACCCGACATCAATCTTAATCGTGTTGCTGTTCCTGTTGTTCCTGCTCCCCATCTTCTCTATTTATCCATTCCCACTCGTGGGGTTACCCTCCTTACTCTCTCCCTTCGCTTACGACAGCAACCACGACCCTGAATTTTAGGCTTTGGGAttgagattctctcttcttttttcttttttttaattttttcttttttttaatttgtgaggGAGAAAGGGGAGAATGTCGAAGAAGAAAGTTAGCGGCAACACCATGACGCTGAAGGACTTCCATGGCGGTTCTATTCCCTCTGATCTCCCTCTACCTTCTGCTCCTGGCGTGTAAGCACCACCCCTTTATTGTTTTATCACTTGTTTTCAATCCAtggttttaactttttaatcttTTCGTGTTAGTTTGATTTGTCTTCGATTATTCGCAAATGGGTACCCCTGTTGATGCTGAggttgtgaaaagaaaaaaaaaaaaaggtgtttaAGAGAGGAATTAGATCTGTGGATGAGTGGGTTCTAATTgtgcttatttttgttttgtttttggcgTGATGAGGTTTCTTCATGATGGATTtgtttgtgcaatgttttacccgTTTTTTGGAATTTTGCAGGACTGTGAGGACTTCAGATCGTTCTGGTTTTGATCGGCCGTCGGCGTGGGGGATGCCGATGGGGCGATCGGATCATTGGTCTCGGCCGCACACGTCACCCGCGACTAGACATTATGATGACAAAACCCCGTTTCTGTCTAACACTGCCCCAATTGGCAGGAATTTTGATGAGGATGAGAGGAAGCCCCTTGATGGTGGTTCGGTGCCGCGTAGGACAATCAGTGATGAGAGCATCCGTGGTGGTCCACCTCCTCGTGTTGAGGTGAGGCCACCGGAGTATGGACTGGGAGGGAGTTCATTGGGCAGGCAAGTGGCTCCAGTGTCTCAAACTCCTGTTGGGGCAGGCAATTCATACTCTGCAAGGCTCACTGAAGCGGTGCATGTGGGAATGAATCCTCTAAGTTTAGGAGGTAGTAAGGAGCAGGGAACTGCAGGTGATGGTGGTGGTTATCCGAATGTGTGGTCAATGAGGAAAGAAGTGGCAAGTGCTGTTGAGCCAGAGCAACCGGCTTGGTCTAGTGCTAGTGCTGCTTCCAAGTTGGCTCATGCGAGTGCTCTTGAGAAGGTATCTTCTGGTAGATGGCAGTCAAAGGCTGTACATTATCAGACAGATGCTGAGGTGGTTAGATCTCCTGAATTGGAGAATAGACCACGTGTTAATGGCGTTGGTGCCTATAGTAGGATGGATGCAGTGGGTGAAAAGGAGTATTATGATGCAATGCTAGCTAGACACACTGAAAGGGGCTTAGGCATTGATAATCAGATGCAAGGTGGTAGGAATGAGTTACTAAATTATGAAAGGTCCAGGGTTTCCCGGTATTCAGATGTACGACCGACAAGTGCACCTCATCACTCTGGTGGGGTTCAGCTGGCTCGAAATGATGGCAAAATTGTTGGGTCTGATTTGCAGCACCGTATGCCTTCTGAACCAACTGAGCGACATAAACTGAAGTTGCTACCAAGGGCAAAGCCAGTGGAAAGTTCAGAACCTGCTGTCATGGATTATGCACAGGTATTCACGAGTTCAGCTTACGAAATTTCCTtccacaagattttttttttccttttggtagCGGGATTGGGTGGTCagcatttatttattcttacaGTTATTTTATGAACTCTCTTATTTGCTTCATGGTAGGGTAATCGTCATGTTAATGATTCTGGCCATGTTGAAACCGTTTATCAGGCCCACGGCCATGCCAATTTTGTGAAGCCTGTATCAGCTGGGACTGACAGTGGGAAAGACTCAGGACAGCGCCCGAAACTGAATTTGAAGCCTCGGTCTCAGCCCATTGAACAGCTGGACGGAAACAGTGAAAGAGACAGGTCAGTTGCATGAGCCTTATCCATGGAATTACAGTGTGGGAGATGAGCCTTATCCATGGTTTCTTCTGCAAGATTTATTTGCTTTAAGGAATAATAGAATGGTATTTTTTCCTATTAAAGTGTGGGAGATGAGCCTTATCCAGTTTCCTCTGTTTCTGTCTATCTTCCTCTCTGTAccttatacatttaatttttcattttatcaaaCAGATTTGAAGAAGAAACCATGGAATTACATTTATGCGACCTATATATCGAAACATTATATTATAGGTAGCAATAgttctgtgtgtgtgtttgcCCATGGAATTTTGTGTGCCTGTGTTTGTATCCTTGGCTCTTTTTCAAATTTAGTAAGTAGTAGATATTATAATTTTGGAGCAATTCTGGAAGATTAGGCTTAGCCGCCTAGGGCTTGTTTCATGCTTGGAATTGGAATTGGGcccttaaattcaaatttcatgtTTATAACACCTTTTGGAATTAGTAGTATCGATACCACAGAATTAAAAGACTATTAAACAGTACCATCATCAATTCTTATGTTTGCTTTTAATTccaaaaattttatgtttgcttTTATTATTGTCATATAAGGAGTGCTTTATGTGTGCTGTGTGAATTGTCATTATAGATATGTTTGTTTAAAAGCAAAATGGATATGAAGTAATGATTAATGTTGAACTTTGTAATGTCTTAATTTCATCTTGTGTCTATGCTCAAGCTCAATGCATAATAGGGCTACTTTCAGCAAGTTTATTTGGTTAATTATTTGTGGCTTCATGTTTAATAATGGAATGACTGATGCAAATGTTTCAGGAATGTTTTATTTGGTGGAGCTCGCCCACGTGAACTAGTAAGTGTTTTCCTTTATATATTATCCTGAATGCCAGTTAAAGtttatgctttatttttatAGAGTAAATGGCCTTGAATTTGCATCTCATTATCATTTGAGTTCCTGAAATTTGGGAAAACTCAAGTAAGTCCctgatttttttaagatttcatTCAAGTCCCTGAAATTAACTCACTTTGGTCCCTAAACTTATGTTATTACTATCACTTGGACTAggaccaaaacaagaaaaaaaagggttaaGTTTAGGGATTTAAATGAAACTCTAAAAAATTTCAGGGACTTATACGAGTTTTTCTAAGTTGTAGGACTAAAATGACAATGAGgtacataattattattattaggtttAAATACCTTTTAAGTCCTTGCAATTAGTGTTTTTTTGCTTTTCGTCcttgcaaatttttatttttttttgtttttagttcttaaagcaCTTTAAATAGTGAAAAAACGTTATCTAAAGCCTTATAATATAAGGACAGAAACCAAAACTAACATACTttgcaaggactaaaaaaaaattgtaaggatgaaaagcaaaaaaatgttatattggaaggactaaaaagatatttaagtcctgttattattaatttgtgtttttgtcATGTTGGGGATAGGGATATCCGGTAATGCCAACTGCAGCATCTGGCAttactttctttccttttctctgtgCTTGGCTTCTTGTTTTCATCTTGAAATGTTGCCAATTTTCCCACAGGTATTGAAGGAGCGAGGGATTGATGATGTTGCAATCAACAATTATGATGTGGTTGAGCATTCAAACAGGTAAGGACTTGTTTTGTCTGTCTGTACCAATCTATTTGGCTCAATGGTGATCCAAGTCTGATTCAATGCTTGCCAATTGCCAATAAATCGTGTTCTGTGAAGGGTTGAAAACAATATTTCGAGGGTTGAGAAACTTCCTGACCATTCAACCCAGACTCGATATGGTGAAAAGACTGAGGACGCTCATCTTGATCAAAAGACAGGCAGAAAACCCGAAAGAAAGGAGCAAAGGGTAGATGGTGAAAGGGCTCATGCACAGAGGAGAAATTGGCGGGGTGATACTCGGAGAAACGGGAAGGAGAGCAATAGGCAGCCGCCGGCCCTTGAGAGGCAACCTTCACCTGAGACATGGCGTAAGCCTGCTGAGCAGCAGCCAAAATCAGCTCCAGGTGCTGCTGGCACACGGTATGGTAGAGCAGCTTCAGCGGTCGAACTTGCACAAGCATTCTCCAAATCTGTATCAGATCCAAAAGTAAATGATAAGTTTTCAGGTCAAAGGGGTCTGAACACTGGCAACAGCAGGACACAAGTGCCATTTTCACGGCTTGTTGGTCCTACATCAAGACCTCAGATCAATggttattaaaatatttggtgGATAATAGGACTCACTAAAGACCAATTTCTAGGAGACAGCATTGGATTCATGCAAAGTGGAATTGCAGAGCACTTCGTCGAGTGGCTGtggttttcattattttctcctcaTTCACAACAAATATgagagagaaattaaaatgatttcacGAGTTACATAGCTTTAGTTTTGACAATACCAATTTACAATcaccatattttttgtttttatttattgccCCATATCATTTTCTGCCAAaacactattatttttttcttctgtctTTGTGGTGGAGATGAAGTGCTGTTGCCTAATGAAAACACTGTAGCATGATTAACACCATAAAACTGTTCGTTTTAGTTTCATCATCATGCGGCTATCTTGGGCAATTTATGGACCATGATCACggatttccaaattgaaaaaacttaTTGCTATGTTATATGCAAAAACagtaatttttatcaataaatcaaatagtttattaaataatatgtgttcttttttttttcttaggtcAAAGACCATTAGTGTTTCTCAATCTACTGGGACAGAGATTAATGGAATATGAGTGGTTATCGTTGGTCCATTTTTACACGACGGAAATGGAATATGAattcttttttgaaataatttgttttcactTATGTAAACATTTTATAAGTCAATTCTTTTGATTAATATATAAGTGTTCTTAATGTTGTGAGTTTCAGCTTGTATTCATAGTTTTGTCTTTTGAAGGTGTGAAAGTTCATTTGCGTAAAGGGTTTTCTTAACCGATAAACAGATGTGCTACCAAATCATCGtaccaaagaaaatgaaatgttgCTTTCCATATTTACTCAATGAGTCaaataactttaatatttttgttttgctatAATAAACAACTTTAATGAGATGAACTGGAATGTAAACACTACCAATTGTACCTTGTAGCCTATACAGTCAAACCATGACTAGACAACGTACTGGCAAAGCTTTTGTTTAACATCAAtcgtttttaaaattttata
This region of Glycine max cultivar Williams 82 chromosome 7, Glycine_max_v4.0, whole genome shotgun sequence genomic DNA includes:
- the LOC100804052 gene encoding uncharacterized protein isoform X1 gives rise to the protein MSKKKVSGNTMTLKDFHGGSIPSDLPLPSAPGVTVRTSDRSGFDRPSAWGMPMGRSDHWSRPHTSPATRHYDDKTPFLSNTAPIGRNFDEDERKPLDGGSVPRRTISDESIRGGPPPRVEVRPPEYGLGGSSLGRQVAPVSQTPVGAGNSYSARLTEAVHVGMNPLSLGGSKEQGTAGDGGGYPNVWSMRKEVASAVEPEQPAWSSASAASKLAHASALEKVSSGRWQSKAVHYQTDAEVVRSPELENRPRVNGVGAYSRMDAVGEKEYYDAMLARHTERGLGIDNQMQGGRNELLNYERSRVSRYSDVRPTSAPHHSGGVQLARNDGKIVGSDLQHRMPSEPTERHKLKLLPRAKPVESSEPAVMDYAQGNRHVNDSGHVETVYQAHGHANFVKPVSAGTDSGKDSGQRPKLNLKPRSQPIEQLDGNSERDRNVLFGGARPRELVLKERGIDDVAINNYDVVEHSNRVENNISRVEKLPDHSTQTRYGEKTEDAHLDQKTGRKPERKEQRVDGERAHAQRRNWRGDTRRNGKESNRQPPALERQPSPETWRKPAEQQPKSAPGAAGTRYGRAASAVELAQAFSKSVSDPKVNDKFSGQRGLNTGNSRTQVPFSRLVGPTSRPQINGY
- the LOC100804052 gene encoding uncharacterized protein isoform X2, whose protein sequence is MSKKKVSGNTMTLKDFHGGSIPSDLPLPSAPGVTVRTSDRSGFDRPSAWGMPMGRSDHWSRPHTSPATRHYDDKTPFLSNTAPIGRNFDEDERKPLDGGSVPRRTISDESIRGGPPPRVEVRPPEYGLGGSSLGRQVAPVSQTPVGAGNSYSARLTEAVHVGMNPLSLGGSKEQGTAGDGGGYPNVWSMRKEVASAVEPEQPAWSSASAASKLAHASALEKVSSGRWQSKAVHYQTDAEVVRSPELENRPRVNGVGAYSRMDAVGEKEYYDAMLARHTERGLGIDNQMQGGRNELLNYERSRVSRYSDVRPTSAPHHSGGVQLARNDGKIVGSDLQHRMPSEPTERHKLKLLPRAKPVESSEPAVMDYAQAHGHANFVKPVSAGTDSGKDSGQRPKLNLKPRSQPIEQLDGNSERDRNVLFGGARPRELVLKERGIDDVAINNYDVVEHSNRVENNISRVEKLPDHSTQTRYGEKTEDAHLDQKTGRKPERKEQRVDGERAHAQRRNWRGDTRRNGKESNRQPPALERQPSPETWRKPAEQQPKSAPGAAGTRYGRAASAVELAQAFSKSVSDPKVNDKFSGQRGLNTGNSRTQVPFSRLVGPTSRPQINGY